DNA sequence from the Nesterenkonia lutea genome:
TGGTTCTCGTCCCACCAAATCAGCTTGAAGAGACTCCCGGACTTGAATCCCCATAGACGTCCCGGTCCAGTTAGCCTGAACCTGAATAGTTCTTCCTCGCTGTCTTCGGTGAGCCCCTGCGCCCTGAGTCGTTCTCTAGCCTCGGCACACAGGCTGTCCAGTGGTTGACCGTGGTGTTTCCGATGTCCCCCAGAGGTCTCCTGCTCGATCTCACCCCAGGTTTTCTTGCCGCACTCTTCCAAGAACTTCAGGAGTTCGATGGTGCGTTTGGTGTCCATGTCCCAAGTCCATCCGCACGAAGAGTCCTGCGTCACGCCAGTGTCAATTTCGCGTGCAGTCCACTTGAAGAAGTTCCTGGCCGGGCGACCTTGATCGACTGCTTGAGCAGAGACGTTCTTGCCAGGAGGTCTCGCCTGGGGCAATGAAGGAACGTGCTTGCCGGTCTCGTTGTTTTGCTGCTTCGCGAGCTTCTTTGCCGCGCGTTTACTGCCGGCCATCTACGAGGCGCGCTGGGCCGAATCTAAGCCGCCGAAGAAGTCCTGCAATGCGTCCCGGTCTATTGGGGTCGAGAGTGTAGACCCTTCCGGGGCGTCTCCTCTGGCGTTGATCCAGGGATCCTCGTTATGGGAGAGGTCACTGAGCTGCTGTCCGGTTAGGTGACCGTACGCGGACAGGACGGCGTTCACCGTGTCTTGTTCCGCCTCTGACAGGGCGTTCGAGTCTCCACCCTGAATCTTCGAGATCCGAAACTGACCCCGGTGGGTTCTGTAGAGGTCGCGAACCACGGGGCCGTTGGCCCAAGCTTCGATCTGATTGTCGAAGATTGGCACCTCGTCCCAGGCCAGTGACCAACCCTGGGAGTAGTAGCAGAGCTTTTGCAGCTTCATCGTCGTCATCTCACCATGCTTCTCCAGGATGAACTGGGCTACATCGAGGGCATTAGCCATGACGGAACATCCTTTCGAGGTGGTGGTAGCAACGTCTAGAGACGGTGGTGGCTGCTGTACATACAGTAGCAGCAGAGGATCTGACTTTCCTGGGTACCGTGCTGGGTTGTCGCGCACCAGCTAGTCCCGTTTACCTCGTCACCTTCGAAGTGGCGAGTTGCTGGAAGATCGGGAGATCTGGGAACTAGGCCGTAGTTTAGAGCGTAGGTTAAGTCCTGGGGTTTGCGAGAAACGACAGGGATACAAGAAAACCCCAGGTCAGGAGCTCTTTTGGAGCCGCCTGCCGGAATCGAACCGGCGACCTATTCATTACGAGTGAATCGCTCTACCGACTGAGCTAAGGCGGCGCGGCGCCGCGGTGAGGCGCACGAGGGACAACTTTACTGCTGCACCCCACCGCGGTCAAAGCTCGTTCAGTCCTGGCTCGGCACCACCATCACCGGTCCCGTGGCATGGTGCAGCAGTTCTCGAGAGACGGACCCCAGGAGAGCGCTGCGCAGACCGCTGAGGCCCCGGGTGCCGACCACGGTCAGCTGCACCCGCGCGCTCATCTCGTGGAGCAGGTTCACCGGAAATCCCTCTTCAACTGTCCCGGAGACCGAGAGCTCCGGGAACTGTGCCTGGACCCAGCCCACCTCGACGTCGAGGTCCTTGTTCAGATCATCCATCCGCGAATGCACCAGCGCCTGTTCGCGGGCAGCAAGCTCCGGATACCACATGGCCGCGGTGGTCAGCGGCGGCAGGGCCATGACCAGCTGGAGATCGGTCTTGTGACTGAGCGCGGTCCGGGCGGCCTCTGCCGCCGCGCGACGGGAGTGGGGCGAACCGTCGATGCCGACCACCACGGGCCTGGAGTCGGCAGTGGTCAGCGCCTCGAGGCCTTCTCCCACGTCGGAGCCCTCAGTGTGCGGGACGACGACCGTGGGGGAGTGCGCATGAGCGGGAAGCGCGGCCGCGACCGAGCCGAGGATGCGCCCCGTGAATCCGCCGCGTCCGCGGCTTCCGACCACGGTCAGTTCGGCCGAACCGGAGAGCCGCACCATCACTCCGGCTGCGTCTCCATGCTCCAGCCGATACGTCACCTCGCCGTCGTAGCCGGAGAGCTTCTGCTTGGCTTCGTTCAAGACGGCCTCAGTGGCCTGGCGGGCGAGGGTCTGTCCCTCGGAGTCGGGAAAGCTCTCCAGATAGCCGCTCACCGCCGGAGCGATCGTGAAGGAGCTTGCGACCGTCAGGGCAAGGCCTCGGAAATGTGCCTCGCGGGCGGCCCAGCGCAGCGCGGCGGTGGCGTTGGCCGAGCCGTCGAAGCCGACCAGCACTCCGAGTGGCCGCGGCGCGCGCGGCTCCTCGGAGGCGGCACTGGGGGCTGCGGAGGTGTGGGTGTCGTGAGTCTGGGCGGAGTCTCGTGACTCCGCGGTGGGTGTGACAGGAACCTCGATGTTCATGGCAGCGTCCTAACGCAGATCAGCGGATGAGACCGGTGTCCATCAGGTGCCGCGGGCGACGTCTGCGTCACCGGTGTTCCGAGTCTACGCGTGGACTTCTACAAGCGGTAGAAGAACCTTCGATCCGGTGTTCAACACTCTGTTCGACCCTCCGCGAGGTCCCCGCCCAGAAGGTACCCGTCCACCGCGTCATCCACGCAATCATTGCCCGCCTGGTAACCCAGGTGGCCTTCTCCCTCACGAATGATCAATGAGGACTGAGGCACCGACTCGTGCATGTTCTCCGCCCATTCCACCGGGGTTGCAGGGTCTCCGGTGGTGCCGATGAACAGGATCTCCTCGACCTCTGTGAGGCCCGGATCCCAGGGCTCGGCCACACTCTCGGCCGGCCACTCCTGACAGACCACGCCCCGATGACCCAGGTACGGACCGAAGGTGGGGGCCTGGTCCGAGACTTCTTCGAATTCCGCCTCGATCTGCTCCGGGTCCTCGGGCATCGGGTAGTCCAGGCACATCACGGCGGTGAAGGCGAAGGAGTTGATCCAGTCATAGTTGCCATCAGGACTCCTCCCGGACTGCAGAT
Encoded proteins:
- a CDS encoding Panacea domain-containing protein, with product MANALDVAQFILEKHGEMTTMKLQKLCYYSQGWSLAWDEVPIFDNQIEAWANGPVVRDLYRTHRGQFRISKIQGGDSNALSEAEQDTVNAVLSAYGHLTGQQLSDLSHNEDPWINARGDAPEGSTLSTPIDRDALQDFFGGLDSAQRAS
- a CDS encoding universal stress protein; protein product: MNIEVPVTPTAESRDSAQTHDTHTSAAPSAASEEPRAPRPLGVLVGFDGSANATAALRWAAREAHFRGLALTVASSFTIAPAVSGYLESFPDSEGQTLARQATEAVLNEAKQKLSGYDGEVTYRLEHGDAAGVMVRLSGSAELTVVGSRGRGGFTGRILGSVAAALPAHAHSPTVVVPHTEGSDVGEGLEALTTADSRPVVVGIDGSPHSRRAAAEAARTALSHKTDLQLVMALPPLTTAAMWYPELAAREQALVHSRMDDLNKDLDVEVGWVQAQFPELSVSGTVEEGFPVNLLHEMSARVQLTVVGTRGLSGLRSALLGSVSRELLHHATGPVMVVPSQD